A DNA window from Bacteroides cellulosilyticus contains the following coding sequences:
- a CDS encoding Abi family protein, with protein sequence MTKIPYPKNLISFADQITLLKQRGLCFGDESKALHLLQNISYYRLSGYWYPLLANKQNHIFKSGSTFETAYNIYKFDNELRKLIIAELEKIEIAVRTQITYILSSQYNGYWFTDASLFNNPVRHAHMVAKIDEEYQRSDEEFVTAFKTKYSDHFPPSWITMEITSFGTLSILYNNLKPGRVKRNIATYFGLPDTVFASWLHSIVYIRNICAHHCRLWNRTLSIRPLMPRSPHKPFISLPAGGTQQVYFILSMITYLLNIINPNHSFVVRLKDLLATYPSIDIRAMGFPANWENEDIWK encoded by the coding sequence ATGACTAAAATTCCCTATCCCAAAAATCTCATATCTTTTGCAGATCAGATTACCTTACTGAAACAACGTGGACTTTGCTTCGGCGATGAATCCAAAGCGTTACACCTATTGCAGAATATTAGCTATTATCGTTTGAGCGGCTATTGGTATCCTTTGTTAGCGAATAAACAGAACCATATTTTCAAATCCGGCAGTACGTTTGAAACTGCTTACAATATTTATAAGTTCGATAATGAACTCCGCAAACTGATTATTGCAGAGTTAGAAAAAATAGAAATAGCAGTACGTACACAAATCACTTATATACTTTCTTCACAGTACAATGGTTATTGGTTTACCGATGCTTCTCTTTTCAATAATCCTGTGCGCCATGCCCACATGGTAGCCAAGATAGATGAAGAATATCAGCGTAGCGATGAAGAATTTGTAACGGCTTTCAAAACTAAATATTCAGACCACTTTCCTCCAAGTTGGATAACAATGGAAATTACCTCTTTCGGTACGCTGTCTATTCTGTATAATAACTTAAAACCCGGACGGGTAAAACGAAATATTGCGACCTATTTCGGGCTACCGGATACCGTTTTCGCCTCATGGCTGCATAGTATTGTCTACATTCGCAACATTTGTGCGCACCATTGCCGCTTATGGAACAGGACATTAAGCATTCGTCCCCTGATGCCCCGTTCGCCCCACAAACCGTTTATATCTCTTCCTGCCGGTGGCACACAACAGGTTTACTTTATATTGAGCATGATCACTTATCTGCTGAATATCATTAATCCCAACCATTCTTTCGTAGTAAGGCTTAAAGACCTATTAGCAACCTACCCCTCGATTGATATACGGGCTATGGGTTTTCCTGCCAACTGGGAAAATGAAGATATTTGGAAATAG
- a CDS encoding SusC/RagA family TonB-linked outer membrane protein: protein MKEIKKRKWFILTKHSTRITAICISLLVIGAFSEQVYSKDNLVNKATNITDGIRQEAKRNITGQVKDNMGESLIGVTVQIKGEVGGTITDIDGKFTIKANIGDKLVVSYIGYTPQEIMIDNREHFSIVLNEDVNELQEVVVVGYGTQKRLNVTGSVSSVSSNQLKQSPVANISNALAGRLPGIISVQRGGEPGNDGANIWIRGFGTYGTANSPLIMVDGLERSYDNIDPNEIEDITILKDASSTAVYGVRGANGVILITTKRGTAEKPQISVNLQTAIQQPTRLPKYLDSYDALTLYREGLVNDGLNAAMYTDEYLAKYRDNSNPTYKYLYPNVNWQDEMLKPSSMMHQANININGKNSFVRYFVSVSYMQQNGLYNYEDATEDYNIQATLNRYNFRSNVDLSISKNLEMEVNLGGIIRDRNYPNVDTGDLWNRLKITPPWWYPVQNPDGSAAGVQGLARNPYAMLTQQGYRKNFETTLQATAGFTWKLPWVTPGLSIKGRLSFDTMNFRDVTRAKGAYTYRYVTNEDEPDLSKGTYIRVEEGTNTLDYSVNANGNKKVIAELYLNYERRFGKHDIKGLLLYNQESYSAAVGGGKNNAISGLPYKYQGLVGRAAYAFDDRYFAEFNFGYNGSENFIKGRRFGFFPAFSAGWLISNESFIQDNLPQISLLKLRVSAGVVGNDKSGQRFLYQGKWILDAPGYQFGTNNDGAWYAGAEENATGNPFVTWEKSKKFNFGLDLGLWNNELKLETDIFYERRDNILTQPLTIPEIVGIANLPMINAGIVDNKGFEATLTYQKNINDFGYFIRGNVSFARNKIVDITEPKLEGREWQARTGRRINEHMGLTAIGLFKDWEDIASSPKQTFGPVQPGDIKYADLNGDGQIDTQDEGYLGRVSIPETMAGLSLGLNYKGFDISVLFQGAFGAYVYYGGSSTYPFSQNSSVLAEVKDNYFSTQNPNVNALYPRMTSNDNANNYRVSSFWHRNSDYVRLKNAEIGYTFSKALINKIGISNARIYLTGLNLYTWSKIKTFDPEIPDGTGSYPQQRTINMGINFSF, encoded by the coding sequence ATGAAAGAAATCAAAAAAAGAAAATGGTTTATTCTGACAAAGCACTCAACCAGAATAACGGCTATCTGTATTTCCCTCTTGGTAATAGGGGCATTTAGCGAGCAAGTTTATTCAAAAGATAACTTGGTCAATAAAGCCACAAACATTACAGATGGAATTCGGCAAGAGGCAAAAAGAAACATCACCGGACAAGTAAAAGACAATATGGGTGAAAGCCTAATTGGAGTAACCGTCCAAATAAAAGGAGAAGTAGGCGGAACCATCACCGATATAGACGGCAAGTTTACAATTAAAGCCAATATAGGTGACAAATTGGTAGTATCTTATATTGGATACACCCCTCAAGAAATAATGATTGACAATCGTGAGCATTTCTCAATCGTCTTAAACGAAGACGTCAATGAACTGCAAGAAGTTGTAGTTGTAGGGTATGGTACACAAAAACGTCTGAATGTAACAGGTTCTGTGTCATCCGTTTCTTCAAACCAGTTAAAACAAAGCCCTGTTGCCAATATATCTAATGCTTTGGCCGGACGCCTACCCGGTATCATTTCCGTCCAACGTGGTGGAGAACCGGGCAATGATGGAGCCAACATATGGATACGTGGTTTCGGTACGTATGGAACAGCAAACTCCCCACTTATAATGGTAGATGGACTAGAACGCAGTTATGACAATATTGACCCCAATGAAATAGAGGATATCACCATATTGAAGGATGCCTCTTCTACTGCAGTTTATGGAGTTCGTGGTGCTAACGGTGTTATTCTTATCACAACCAAAAGGGGTACTGCTGAAAAGCCGCAAATTAGCGTTAACTTGCAAACTGCCATTCAGCAACCTACACGTTTACCTAAATATTTAGATTCATACGATGCCTTAACGCTCTATCGTGAAGGTTTAGTGAATGATGGACTAAATGCTGCTATGTATACAGACGAATACTTAGCAAAATACAGAGACAACAGTAATCCTACTTATAAATATCTTTACCCTAATGTAAATTGGCAAGACGAAATGCTTAAACCGTCTTCAATGATGCATCAAGCTAATATCAATATAAACGGTAAAAATTCATTTGTCCGCTATTTTGTTTCAGTATCTTATATGCAGCAAAACGGACTTTATAATTATGAAGATGCCACAGAAGACTATAATATTCAAGCAACTCTGAACCGATATAATTTCCGCTCAAATGTAGATTTATCCATCTCTAAGAATTTAGAAATGGAAGTCAATCTAGGAGGTATCATCCGTGACCGTAACTATCCTAACGTAGATACTGGAGACCTTTGGAATCGTTTAAAGATAACACCTCCATGGTGGTATCCCGTACAGAACCCTGACGGTTCGGCTGCCGGTGTACAAGGTTTAGCAAGAAATCCTTATGCCATGTTGACCCAACAAGGTTATAGAAAGAATTTCGAAACAACTCTCCAAGCTACGGCCGGTTTTACATGGAAGTTACCTTGGGTAACCCCTGGATTAAGTATAAAAGGCCGCCTGTCCTTTGATACAATGAATTTCAGGGATGTAACTCGTGCTAAAGGAGCATACACCTACCGTTATGTAACAAATGAAGATGAACCCGACTTATCCAAAGGTACATACATCCGCGTGGAAGAAGGAACCAACACGTTAGATTACTCTGTTAATGCCAACGGAAACAAAAAAGTCATTGCAGAACTGTATCTTAATTACGAACGCAGGTTTGGCAAACATGATATAAAAGGGCTCTTACTGTATAATCAAGAAAGCTATTCCGCTGCTGTGGGAGGAGGCAAAAACAATGCAATTTCTGGATTACCCTACAAATATCAAGGTTTAGTGGGACGGGCAGCATATGCTTTTGACGACAGATACTTTGCTGAATTTAACTTTGGTTACAATGGTTCGGAAAACTTTATCAAAGGACGACGGTTCGGTTTTTTCCCAGCCTTCTCTGCCGGTTGGCTAATTTCTAATGAAAGCTTTATTCAAGATAATCTCCCACAAATAAGCCTATTGAAACTCAGAGTTTCTGCAGGCGTTGTTGGAAATGACAAGTCAGGACAACGCTTCCTGTATCAAGGGAAATGGATATTGGATGCTCCGGGCTACCAGTTTGGAACAAACAATGACGGTGCTTGGTATGCCGGAGCCGAAGAAAATGCTACCGGTAACCCATTCGTTACTTGGGAAAAGTCTAAGAAATTCAATTTCGGTCTTGACTTAGGGCTGTGGAATAATGAACTAAAGTTGGAGACAGACATCTTTTACGAACGAAGAGACAATATTCTGACACAACCATTAACCATACCCGAAATTGTGGGTATAGCAAACTTACCGATGATCAACGCAGGTATAGTTGATAACAAAGGATTCGAAGCCACCCTTACTTATCAAAAGAATATTAATGACTTTGGTTACTTCATCAGAGGGAATGTTTCTTTTGCCCGCAATAAGATTGTGGACATTACTGAACCCAAACTGGAAGGAAGAGAGTGGCAAGCACGTACTGGACGAAGAATCAATGAACACATGGGTCTGACTGCCATAGGTTTGTTCAAAGACTGGGAAGACATTGCAAGCAGTCCTAAACAAACTTTCGGTCCTGTCCAACCAGGTGATATCAAATATGCAGATCTAAATGGTGACGGACAAATAGACACACAAGATGAAGGATACTTAGGAAGAGTATCAATTCCGGAAACGATGGCAGGATTATCCTTAGGATTAAATTACAAAGGATTTGATATTAGTGTATTATTTCAAGGTGCTTTTGGTGCCTATGTCTACTACGGAGGGAGCAGTACTTATCCGTTTTCACAGAACAGTAGCGTCTTGGCAGAAGTAAAAGATAACTATTTCAGCACCCAAAATCCTAATGTGAATGCCTTATATCCACGTATGACATCCAATGACAATGCCAATAACTATCGTGTATCAAGTTTTTGGCACCGAAACAGCGATTATGTCCGGCTCAAAAATGCGGAAATAGGTTATACCTTTTCGAAAGCACTAATCAACAAGATTGGAATATCAAATGCCAGAATCTATCTTACTGGTTTGAATTTGTATACATGGAGTAAAATCAAGACCTTTGACCCGGAAATACCCGATGGTACGGGCAGTTACCCACAACAACGTACTATCAACATGGGAATAAACTTTTCTTTTTAA
- a CDS encoding beta-L-arabinofuranosidase domain-containing protein, translating to MKKKFLLLSLCVAINTFMTPTTNASNPIKIKDNYQNNRFPLQRKPYVQLPLGSIKPKGWLEEMLIRQRNGLTGQMDKLYPLMGERNGWLGGNGDQWERGPYWIDGLLPLAYILDDKAMQKKVQPWVEWALKSQNDEGFFGPATDYPGEAGLQRDNSHDWWPRMVMLKILQQYYSATEDQRVISFMRNYFAYQLKTLPEKKLGHWTFWAEFRSADNLQAVYWLYNITGDAFLLELSELIHNQSFSYLDMWKRGDLKRIKTIHCVNLAQGIKEPVIYYQQANDAKYLHETKEAIKDICEFHGQPQGMYGGDEALHGSNPTQGSELCSAVEFMFSLEKMGEITGDIDYADHLERIAFNALPTQISDDFMSRQYYQQVNQIAVTRQRRNFDQEHEGTDNLFGLLTGYPCCTSNLHQGWPKFAQSLWYSTPDNGLSAFIYSPSEVTAKVADNCTVTIEEKTHYPMDDKITFIIRSIDNKEKKVEFPFHLRIPKWCKQAEITVNGEKVRTAEGGNIAVIKQTWKKGDTIELFLPMEVSASTWHESSVAIERGPLVYALKMEENWERKEMDNKVYGDYYYEVTSSSPWNYGLVEFDRNRANEVAEVIIDKEKQKTNYPWNTTNAPIEIKMKARRIPSWQIYNGSAGPQPFSFCPLAEGEQQEITLIPYGCTTLRITEFPMVGR from the coding sequence ATGAAAAAGAAATTCTTACTTTTATCCCTATGCGTGGCAATAAATACATTTATGACGCCAACAACTAATGCTTCTAATCCAATAAAGATTAAGGACAACTATCAAAATAACAGATTTCCATTACAAAGAAAGCCTTATGTGCAGCTTCCCTTAGGAAGCATCAAACCCAAAGGCTGGTTAGAAGAAATGCTGATAAGACAGAGGAACGGATTAACCGGCCAGATGGACAAATTGTACCCACTCATGGGAGAACGAAACGGATGGCTTGGTGGAAATGGGGATCAATGGGAGAGAGGTCCTTATTGGATAGACGGATTACTGCCTCTGGCCTACATTCTGGATGATAAAGCAATGCAAAAGAAAGTTCAACCCTGGGTGGAATGGGCACTGAAAAGCCAGAACGATGAAGGATTTTTCGGTCCGGCAACAGATTATCCCGGCGAAGCCGGTCTACAGCGCGACAACTCACATGACTGGTGGCCACGCATGGTAATGTTAAAGATTCTGCAGCAATATTATTCGGCAACCGAAGACCAAAGAGTTATCAGCTTCATGAGAAATTATTTTGCTTATCAGCTGAAAACATTACCCGAAAAGAAATTAGGGCATTGGACTTTCTGGGCCGAGTTCAGATCTGCTGATAACTTACAAGCAGTCTACTGGCTATACAATATTACAGGAGATGCTTTCTTACTGGAATTAAGTGAGTTGATTCATAATCAATCTTTCAGTTACCTTGACATGTGGAAACGGGGAGATCTGAAACGTATCAAGACCATCCACTGCGTAAACTTGGCACAAGGCATTAAAGAACCTGTCATTTATTACCAGCAAGCTAATGACGCAAAATATCTGCATGAAACCAAAGAAGCCATTAAGGACATTTGCGAATTTCATGGACAACCCCAAGGAATGTATGGAGGAGACGAAGCCTTACATGGAAGTAATCCTACACAAGGTTCAGAATTATGCTCTGCCGTAGAGTTCATGTTTTCTCTGGAGAAGATGGGCGAAATTACAGGAGATATAGACTATGCCGACCATTTAGAACGAATAGCCTTCAATGCACTGCCTACTCAAATTTCTGATGACTTCATGAGCAGACAATACTATCAACAAGTGAATCAGATTGCCGTAACTCGCCAACGCCGCAACTTCGATCAGGAACACGAAGGCACAGACAATCTCTTCGGCTTACTGACAGGATATCCATGCTGCACCTCAAACCTTCATCAGGGATGGCCTAAGTTCGCGCAAAGTTTATGGTATTCCACACCCGATAATGGTCTGTCAGCATTCATATATTCTCCATCCGAAGTTACAGCTAAAGTTGCCGACAACTGTACGGTGACTATTGAAGAAAAAACTCATTATCCTATGGATGACAAAATTACATTTATCATCCGCTCCATTGATAACAAAGAAAAGAAAGTGGAGTTTCCATTTCACCTGCGCATACCCAAATGGTGCAAACAAGCTGAAATTACAGTTAATGGAGAAAAAGTACGCACCGCAGAAGGAGGCAATATAGCCGTTATCAAGCAAACCTGGAAAAAAGGAGATACCATTGAACTATTCTTGCCAATGGAAGTTTCAGCCTCTACCTGGCACGAAAGCTCCGTAGCTATCGAAAGAGGGCCTCTGGTATATGCACTGAAGATGGAAGAAAACTGGGAGCGTAAAGAAATGGACAATAAAGTTTATGGCGATTATTATTATGAAGTAACTTCGTCTTCTCCATGGAATTATGGTTTGGTTGAGTTTGACCGGAACCGGGCGAATGAAGTAGCCGAGGTTATTATTGATAAGGAAAAACAGAAAACAAACTATCCATGGAACACAACAAATGCCCCGATTGAAATAAAGATGAAGGCAAGACGCATCCCCTCATGGCAAATATACAATGGCTCAGCCGGACCTCAGCCATTCTCTTTCTGTCCACTTGCCGAAGGTGAACAACAAGAAATAACTTTAATCCCATACGGATGCACTACACTAAGAATAACAGAGTTTCCAATGGTTGGTCGATAA
- a CDS encoding VapE domain-containing protein, with protein sequence MKKKLMTLEQRRLLCEAQQLLAFSEKRKAKKKTPEASESGDNTNTTVRLTRQVMDFLTKRYDFRYNLLTEETEFRPAGQRDFAFLPVGKRNLNAFCIEAHTEGIPCWDKDLNRYIYSTYISDYHPFHLYMEELPQWDGVDRLTQLALRVSGCPHWVQGFHTWMLGLAAQWSGLAGIHANSVAPILVSQEQGRQKSTFCKSLMPMVLRRYYVDNLKLTSQGQAERLLAEMGLLNMDEFDKYAENKMPLLKNLMQMSDLNIRKAYQQSFRQLPRVASFIGTSNRFDLLTDPTGSRRFLCVEVERIIDCTHIEHDQIYAQLKAELLAGRRDWFTKEEEQVLQAQNAAFYRVCPAEDVFHSYFRVANPGEKSLGLTAAQIFRELQQKNSVAMRSVNPMRFGQVLLKAGVVRRHTEYGNVYQVVRR encoded by the coding sequence ATGAAAAAGAAATTAATGACATTGGAACAACGCCGCTTGCTGTGCGAGGCACAACAGTTGCTGGCTTTCTCGGAAAAACGGAAAGCAAAGAAGAAAACACCGGAAGCATCGGAGTCCGGAGACAACACGAATACAACGGTTCGCCTGACGAGGCAGGTCATGGATTTCCTGACGAAACGTTATGATTTCCGTTATAATCTGTTGACGGAGGAGACCGAATTCCGTCCTGCCGGACAGCGTGATTTTGCTTTCCTGCCTGTGGGTAAGCGAAACCTGAATGCTTTCTGCATTGAGGCTCATACTGAGGGTATCCCTTGCTGGGACAAAGACCTGAACCGCTATATCTATTCCACTTATATTTCTGACTATCACCCTTTCCACCTCTATATGGAGGAATTGCCGCAATGGGACGGTGTTGACCGCCTGACACAGCTTGCCTTGCGGGTTTCCGGCTGTCCGCATTGGGTGCAGGGATTTCACACCTGGATGCTGGGGCTTGCCGCGCAATGGTCGGGGCTGGCAGGTATACATGCCAACAGTGTGGCGCCTATTCTTGTAAGTCAAGAGCAGGGACGGCAGAAATCCACATTTTGCAAGTCATTGATGCCGATGGTTCTGCGGCGATATTATGTGGATAATCTGAAGCTTACTTCGCAAGGGCAGGCGGAACGCCTTTTGGCGGAAATGGGCTTGCTGAATATGGACGAGTTCGATAAATATGCTGAAAACAAAATGCCGTTGCTGAAAAACCTGATGCAAATGTCTGATTTGAATATTCGTAAAGCCTATCAGCAGAGTTTCCGCCAATTGCCTCGTGTCGCCTCTTTTATTGGTACCAGTAACCGTTTCGACTTACTTACCGACCCTACGGGAAGCCGTCGTTTTCTCTGCGTGGAAGTGGAGCGGATAATCGATTGTACCCACATAGAGCACGACCAGATCTATGCGCAACTGAAGGCGGAACTGCTTGCGGGGAGGCGTGATTGGTTCACCAAAGAAGAGGAGCAGGTGTTGCAAGCGCAGAATGCGGCGTTCTACCGTGTTTGTCCCGCAGAGGATGTTTTTCATAGTTATTTTCGTGTGGCGAATCCCGGTGAGAAGAGTCTCGGCCTTACGGCTGCCCAGATTTTCAGGGAGCTTCAGCAAAAGAATTCCGTTGCCATGCGCAGTGTCAATCCTATGCGCTTCGGCCAAGTGCTGCTGAAAGCGGGGGTGGTGCGTCGGCACACGGAGTATGGAAATGTGTATCAGGTGGTGAGAAGATAG
- a CDS encoding DUF5013 domain-containing protein: protein MKLHKIILSIVTLTASIIACESLPKEEGIAKIYFTGGTNGVAEISPDDVIIDKENKTMTFAFGISRSGLQPAIGFTVNCEIDNTKVPANTVPLSENEYTLSTKDGEMGNTIKFDNEEISKTLYLTVSEETFAKYNGKKMAIHLHMSEPSLYELNASLSDMDIVIDVINFLGAYEDITESVLKNFKSPFEVTPDSPPLGSCDPEQHTPTEWIVNDAVKIHLYNGKMHGGVDARCWGNRNWLSAGNFDFFNEKEVLNGKIYQTAKLVAGQYRIEYEIGESFGGPNHAALVITNGETLPDFDQKEKETIACHEFTAGTSKDFSLEEDKTVSIGFVYYIPKGVQCAYAISSIRVKRQINVFN from the coding sequence ATGAAATTACATAAAATCATATTATCAATAGTTACACTAACAGCAAGTATCATTGCTTGCGAGTCATTACCTAAAGAAGAAGGCATTGCCAAAATCTACTTTACAGGAGGAACAAATGGAGTAGCTGAAATAAGCCCTGATGATGTAATCATCGACAAAGAAAATAAAACCATGACTTTTGCTTTTGGCATCAGTCGATCAGGTTTACAACCTGCTATCGGTTTCACAGTGAACTGTGAGATTGATAACACTAAGGTGCCTGCCAACACAGTACCCTTATCCGAAAATGAATATACCCTGTCTACCAAAGATGGAGAAATGGGAAATACCATTAAGTTTGATAATGAAGAAATAAGCAAGACACTATATCTGACCGTCTCTGAAGAAACCTTCGCAAAATACAATGGGAAAAAGATGGCTATCCACCTCCATATGTCTGAACCTTCACTTTATGAATTGAATGCTTCTCTTTCCGACATGGATATCGTGATAGACGTAATAAATTTTTTGGGTGCCTACGAAGATATAACAGAAAGTGTACTAAAAAACTTCAAAAGTCCATTCGAAGTCACCCCGGACTCTCCTCCTTTAGGAAGCTGTGATCCCGAGCAACATACTCCTACAGAATGGATTGTGAATGATGCTGTAAAGATTCACCTATATAATGGGAAAATGCATGGCGGAGTAGATGCCCGATGCTGGGGAAATAGAAATTGGCTCAGTGCAGGAAACTTCGACTTTTTTAATGAGAAAGAAGTGTTAAACGGAAAAATCTATCAAACAGCAAAGCTTGTAGCTGGTCAGTATCGCATCGAATACGAAATAGGAGAATCCTTTGGAGGCCCCAATCATGCCGCATTAGTCATTACCAATGGAGAGACCCTACCTGATTTCGACCAAAAAGAAAAAGAAACCATCGCCTGTCATGAATTCACAGCAGGCACAAGTAAGGACTTCAGTTTGGAAGAAGATAAAACTGTATCTATCGGGTTTGTTTATTATATCCCCAAAGGAGTACAATGTGCATATGCCATTAGCTCTATAAGAGTAAAACGACAAATTAATGTATTTAACTAA
- a CDS encoding RagB/SusD family nutrient uptake outer membrane protein produces the protein MKKIYFIIIYSLLVTSCDFLDIVPKEVVMEEDIWNDIKNAEKVLAKLYNAIPSETMSDDVWGASDEAWHHWENNNQSSWKYNTGSWGPTDNPLGNWNWRYQDIRRANLFIEHIESVPLQGDQQEYYQVRIPVFKAEARFLRAFYYFDLLKRYGAVPLITESIKDINNTTSTLIERNSVDEIVQFIVNECDDIKHTLKVDYTDEPSQTGRVTRGAALALKSRTLLYAASPLFNGNKLYENITKQDGTPLFSTNYDQEKWKKAADAAEELLALVDQDVYELYQPNPDNPVDNYAQLFYTREWKETILAYSQGNGNGYEIGHFPNGYPFNGQGKMSVLQELVDAYETNTGFPIDDPRSGYTEKGFWDGVMWDGIEFSDVHNVSNMYFNRDPRFYASIYFQYCNWVLSRHKRPVKFAYYGNRNFNNDDSDAWPWSMGTHNMTGYGVRKWGSPEVDILNGTGTARRNIPVFRLAEIYLNYAEALNEYLEKPDQRVYDAVNKVRARVQMPALPIKDRTEDLTKEGMRKRIRNERRVELAFESHRFYDVRRWMIAANHNGVKGTDNGIVYGMNNRPSQEELEATGLDWKSEAAGVAVFYKRTPMQTRVFQEKHYLFPIPKSEIDKNPNLKQNYGW, from the coding sequence ATGAAAAAAATATATTTCATCATTATATATTCACTATTAGTGACTTCATGTGACTTCTTGGATATCGTGCCGAAAGAAGTTGTAATGGAGGAGGATATTTGGAATGACATCAAGAATGCTGAAAAAGTACTTGCAAAACTCTATAATGCTATACCTAGCGAAACGATGAGCGATGATGTGTGGGGGGCATCAGACGAAGCCTGGCATCATTGGGAAAATAACAATCAGTCTTCATGGAAATACAATACCGGAAGTTGGGGTCCAACAGACAACCCACTTGGAAACTGGAATTGGCGCTATCAAGATATACGCCGGGCAAACCTATTTATTGAACATATTGAGTCTGTACCTCTACAAGGAGACCAACAAGAGTATTATCAAGTAAGAATACCCGTATTTAAAGCCGAAGCTCGTTTTTTACGTGCATTCTACTATTTTGATTTACTTAAAAGATATGGAGCGGTACCTCTGATTACCGAGTCTATAAAAGATATCAATAACACCACTTCAACTTTAATAGAACGAAATTCTGTAGACGAAATAGTTCAATTCATTGTTAATGAATGCGATGACATTAAACACACTCTCAAAGTAGATTATACCGATGAGCCCTCTCAGACTGGTAGAGTGACAAGAGGAGCAGCCCTTGCACTGAAAAGTCGTACATTACTTTACGCCGCCAGTCCACTATTCAATGGCAATAAACTATATGAGAACATAACTAAACAAGACGGAACCCCGCTATTTAGTACAAATTACGATCAAGAAAAATGGAAAAAAGCTGCTGACGCAGCTGAAGAACTATTAGCTTTGGTAGACCAAGATGTTTACGAACTCTATCAACCCAATCCCGATAACCCAGTGGATAATTATGCACAATTATTCTACACTCGCGAATGGAAAGAAACAATTTTAGCTTATTCACAAGGTAATGGTAACGGTTATGAAATCGGACATTTTCCGAACGGATATCCCTTCAACGGACAGGGTAAAATGAGTGTATTACAGGAATTAGTTGACGCTTACGAAACAAATACAGGATTTCCCATAGACGACCCACGAAGCGGTTACACAGAAAAAGGATTCTGGGATGGAGTCATGTGGGACGGAATAGAATTCTCTGATGTCCATAATGTATCCAACATGTATTTCAACCGCGATCCACGATTTTATGCTTCTATCTATTTTCAATACTGTAACTGGGTGCTATCACGCCATAAAAGGCCTGTCAAGTTTGCTTATTACGGAAACAGAAACTTCAACAATGATGACTCCGATGCGTGGCCTTGGTCAATGGGAACACACAACATGACAGGATACGGAGTTCGAAAATGGGGATCTCCTGAAGTAGATATTTTAAACGGAACAGGAACTGCCCGAAGAAATATTCCCGTCTTCCGCTTAGCAGAAATCTACCTAAACTATGCAGAGGCATTAAATGAATATTTAGAGAAACCTGATCAAAGAGTATACGATGCAGTGAACAAGGTAAGAGCACGTGTACAAATGCCTGCACTTCCTATCAAAGACAGAACGGAAGATTTAACTAAAGAAGGTATGCGAAAACGTATCAGAAATGAACGTCGTGTAGAACTAGCATTTGAAAGCCATCGTTTCTATGATGTAAGACGCTGGATGATTGCCGCCAATCATAATGGCGTGAAAGGAACAGACAACGGAATTGTATACGGAATGAATAACCGCCCTTCGCAAGAAGAACTGGAAGCAACCGGATTAGATTGGAAAAGCGAGGCAGCAGGAGTGGCGGTATTCTACAAAAGAACTCCTATGCAAACTCGTGTATTTCAAGAAAAGCATTATCTCTTCCCGATTCCTAAATCGGAAATAGATAAAAATCCCAATTTAAAGCAAAATTATGGTTGGTAA